TGCCGATTGCTGCGCTCACAGCCTTCATTTTAGTTCCCATTTTAGCCCCCAGCGTCTTGAAATTCGCTTTTATCTTCTTATTGATCACTCCCTCGGTTTCGGTGAGGTATTGGATCTCTTTCACGTTCACTTCCGATTTCAGCAGGTCTTCCACCTTGCCGAGCTGTTCTTTCATTTCGGGGTTGAGCACCGGTATCAGCACCTTTTGTAAAGGCTGGCGCACCTTGATATTCACCTTTTTACGCAGTGAAAGCACCAGTGAGGAGGCATCCTGCGCCAGTTGCATTCTTTCTTCAAGGCCGGTATCTATCGCTGCCTCATTTGCTACAGGGTAGCTGGCATGGTGTACTGAAGTAACATCGAAACGGTAGGTCACCGCATTCAGCTGACGGAAAACGGCATCGCTGAAGAACGGAGAAACGGGAGCTATCAGGCGCACCAGCGTCTCCAGACATTCATACAATGTTTGATAGGCGCTGATCTTATCGGCCTCATACTCACCCTTCCAGAAACGGCGGCGGCAAAGACGTACATACCAGTTACTCAGATGTTCATCCACGAAGGTTTCAATAGCACGTCCGGCCATAGTGGGCTCATAATCATCCATAAACGCAGTGGCCTGTTTCACCAGTGTATTTAGGGAGGAAAGGATCCAGCGGTCAATTTCGGGACGTTCTTCCAGCGGAATGTAAGCTTCCTTAAAGGCAAAGCCATCCACATTCGCATACAGCACAAAGAACTGATAGGTATTATAGAGGGTACCAAAGAATTTGCGTTGCACTTCTTTAATGCCTTCGATATCAAATTTCAGATTATCCCACGGAGAGGCGTTGGTGATCAGGTACCAGCGGGTAGCATCGGCGCCAAAGTTGTCGATGGTTTCAAACGGGTTCACCACGTTACCGAGGCGTTTACTCATTTTGTTGCCATTCTTATCGAGCACCAGGCCGTTCGATACCACCGTTTTATAAGCCAGGCCGGGATATTGTTCTTTTACCTCGAAACCAGCCTGTTTCAGTTCTTCATGAATATCTTCTTTTACAAGCGAAGCAATCGCATGTAAAGTATAGAACCAGCCACGCGTTTGGTCAACGCCTTCGCAGATGAAGTCTGCAGGATAGTTCTGTGCAAAGATCTCCTTGTTTTCGAAGGGAAAATGCCATTGCGCATAAGGCATGGCGCCCGAGTCGAACCAAACGTCGATAAGATCGGAAACCCGTTTCATGGGTTTGCCGGAGGCGCTGATCAATGTGATATCGTCAACGAAAGGCTTGTGCAGGTCAACTGTAGACAATTCAATGCCTTTGTTCAACCCGGCGGCGGCGGCTTTTTTGAATTCGGCCTGCAGTTCTGCCACCGAACCAATACATAGTTCTTCGGCACCGTCTTCGGAACGCCAAACAGGTAATGGCGTACCCCAATAGCGGCTGCGGCTCAGGTTCCAGTCAACCATGTTCTCCAGCCAGTTACCGAAACGGCCTTCACCGGTAGATTTGGGTTTCCAGTAAATGGTCTTGTTCAGTTCCACCATACGATCTTTCAGTGCGGTGGTTTTAATGAACCAGGCATCCAGCGGATAATACAGGATCGGTTTATCGGTACGCCAGCAATGCGGGTAGCTGTGTTCGTATTTTTCCACTTTGAAGGCCCTGTTTTCCTTTTTCAGTTTAACGCAGATATCCACGTTCACATCAACATAGCCGTCATCATCTTTATAGTTCTTAACGTAACGGTTGCTGAATTCTCCAAGACCGTCAACGAACTTACCCTGGCGGTCTACCATTACCAGGATACCAATATTGTTTTTCTGACCTACCTTAAAGTCATCTGCACCAAATGCAGGCGCCGTATGAACGATACCGGTACCGTCTTCGGTAGTAACGAAATCGCCTGCGATGATACGGAACGGATCGCCACCCGCATTGGCGGCACTGTTTGCCTCGTAAGCAAGCAACTGCTCGTAACGCAGGTTCTCCAGTTCTTTTCCTTTAAACGACGCCAGCACTTTCCAGGGCAGGAGTTTGGTTTCAGGGGTATAACCGGCGAAATCGCCGTTCTCGCCTTCGGGCTTGAAGTATTTGGAAAGTAATGCTTTTGCCAGCACTACGTTCACAGGTAAATGTGTATAGGGATTGAAAGTAGATACCAGCACATACTCGATGTTGGGTCCTACGGTAAGTCCCAGGTTCGAAGGTAAAGTCCATGGTGTGGTGGTCCATGCCATGAAGAACACTTCTTTGCTGGCCTCATTTGCCACTGCTTTGAACAGGGCAGCGGCTGCGTCGTTTTCCACCGCTTTGAACATGACAACGGCGCTGGTATCTTTTACGTTCTTGTAAGTACCAGGCTGGTTCAGCTCGTGCGAGCTAAGCCCCGTGCCGGCAGCGGGAGAATAAGGCTGAATACTGACGCTTTCGTACAGCAATCCCCTGTTGTAGAGCTTTTTAAGCAGCCACCAGAGCGATTCTATATAGTTGTTGTCGAAAGTGATATAAGGATCGTTCAGGTCAACCCAGTAGCCCATTTTACGGGTAAGGTCGTCCCATTCGTTCTTGTAACGCAATACCGTTTCGCGGCATTTCTGGTTGTACTCGGCAATAGAGATCTTTTTGCCGATATCTTCCTTGGTAATGCCCAGCTCTTTTTCAACCTGTAGTTCTACGGGAAGACCGTGGGTATCCCAACCGCCTTTTCTTTTAACCTGGAAACCCTGCATGGTTTTATAGCGACATACCAGGTCTTTCAGGGTGCGGGAAATGACGTGGTGAATACCAGGCTTACCGTTGGCGCTGGGAGGTCCTTCGTAAAACACGAACGGCGTTTTACCATTCCTCAATTCCACGCTCTTCTCAAATGCCTGGCCTTCCTGCCACTTAGCCAGTATATCCTGCTCTATCTTCGGCAGATTTAATCCTGAAAATTCCTGGTATTTATTGCTCATAATCAAAAAAAGACGGTCTGTGGGCTAATTTAAAGGCTGCAAAGGTAAGAAATTACAAGGGCATTTGATGAAGGGAAACCAGCGCCCTGCGTGTTAAATACGTGCTATCTTCGACGCTGAACAAACAATAGACCAACGGATAACAGCGGGTAAAAAAGCGGCTATCCTTC
The Filimonas effusa genome window above contains:
- the ileS gene encoding isoleucine--tRNA ligase; amino-acid sequence: MSNKYQEFSGLNLPKIEQDILAKWQEGQAFEKSVELRNGKTPFVFYEGPPSANGKPGIHHVISRTLKDLVCRYKTMQGFQVKRKGGWDTHGLPVELQVEKELGITKEDIGKKISIAEYNQKCRETVLRYKNEWDDLTRKMGYWVDLNDPYITFDNNYIESLWWLLKKLYNRGLLYESVSIQPYSPAAGTGLSSHELNQPGTYKNVKDTSAVVMFKAVENDAAAALFKAVANEASKEVFFMAWTTTPWTLPSNLGLTVGPNIEYVLVSTFNPYTHLPVNVVLAKALLSKYFKPEGENGDFAGYTPETKLLPWKVLASFKGKELENLRYEQLLAYEANSAANAGGDPFRIIAGDFVTTEDGTGIVHTAPAFGADDFKVGQKNNIGILVMVDRQGKFVDGLGEFSNRYVKNYKDDDGYVDVNVDICVKLKKENRAFKVEKYEHSYPHCWRTDKPILYYPLDAWFIKTTALKDRMVELNKTIYWKPKSTGEGRFGNWLENMVDWNLSRSRYWGTPLPVWRSEDGAEELCIGSVAELQAEFKKAAAAGLNKGIELSTVDLHKPFVDDITLISASGKPMKRVSDLIDVWFDSGAMPYAQWHFPFENKEIFAQNYPADFICEGVDQTRGWFYTLHAIASLVKEDIHEELKQAGFEVKEQYPGLAYKTVVSNGLVLDKNGNKMSKRLGNVVNPFETIDNFGADATRWYLITNASPWDNLKFDIEGIKEVQRKFFGTLYNTYQFFVLYANVDGFAFKEAYIPLEERPEIDRWILSSLNTLVKQATAFMDDYEPTMAGRAIETFVDEHLSNWYVRLCRRRFWKGEYEADKISAYQTLYECLETLVRLIAPVSPFFSDAVFRQLNAVTYRFDVTSVHHASYPVANEAAIDTGLEERMQLAQDASSLVLSLRKKVNIKVRQPLQKVLIPVLNPEMKEQLGKVEDLLKSEVNVKEIQYLTETEGVINKKIKANFKTLGAKMGTKMKAVSAAIGKFSQHDIASIEKSGTYTLNIDGEPVELVLADVEIVAEDIPGWSVAGKGSLTVALDITITPELQQEGDAREFVNRIQNIRKESGFDLTDRIFVKLVDNGTLGESLNKFKNYICAEILADEIEFVPELQDGTEIEVNDTLLKVSVNKKG